In Insulibacter thermoxylanivorax, the genomic stretch TTGAGTTTTTCCCAAAACTCTTCTTGAGGATATTCCTTACCATTAATTATTCTTTTTCCTCTATTATAAAGCTGCCGAATTATTCTTACCTTTTTACTTTCTCTTCGTAAAACTAATTCAGCTTCAATTTTATAATCGTTAAGCAATTTTTTTATATCTGTGTTTTCGCTTCTCGTATCCGGATCATAATAAAGGGATCTAACTGACTTTCCCCCTAAACATAGGTCAATAATTTTTAGCGCAGTAGTTTTACCTACATTATTACCAGTATCTTGAGAACGATTACTTGTATTATCCAAGATTAAACTTAATCCCTTAGCATTAAAGCGAATGTCTCGAATTACTTCTATAGTCGGCACAGTTTTTCTGACAATTAACCTTTCAATTAGCATAATACAATCCTGTCCTCATCAAGTTTTATTAGAGACACCAAAAATAGCCAATCGAGTGCATAGTATAGAAAATCAACATGTAGATTCTTATCGATTTTTGCTCGGATATTTTCGAATAACTGCTCGATAGGCATCATCTTACCGTTTATTTTTAGTTCATCTAAAATAACCGCCCCAATATAGTACAACGAATATTTAGGTTCTCGATCAACATTAATGATCATAATTTCACCTAAGGCTTCTCCAGTATTTTGCATTTTTCAAAAGCATAACAAACTACTCTAATTAAACCATCTTCAATATCTTCAAAATAAATATTTGCTGGTTTTTCATCAATTATTCTTTTTTTTAGATCTTC encodes the following:
- a CDS encoding ABC-three component system middle component 6 translates to MQNTGEALGEIMIINVDREPKYSLYYIGAVILDELKINGKMMPIEQLFENIRAKIDKNLHVDFLYYALDWLFLVSLIKLDEDRIVLC